The following are encoded together in the Ranitomeya imitator isolate aRanImi1 chromosome 4, aRanImi1.pri, whole genome shotgun sequence genome:
- the DUSP1 gene encoding dual specificity protein phosphatase 1 has product MVNMEICAMDCSTLRALLAERAHQCLVLDCRSFFSFSSSHIMGSSNVRFSTIVKRRAKGSMGLEHIIPNEEQRCRLIAGLYEAVVLLDERTCELEPLRKDSTMMLAVSALCRDPRGSRIFFLKGGYEAFSSECPEFCNKCSPPVGLSLPLSASSVPGSADSNCTPCGTPLYDQGGPVEILPFLYLGSAYHASRKDMLDTLGITALINVSANCPNHFEGHFQYKSIPVEDSHKADISSWFNEAIDFIDSIKNKGGRVFVHCQAGISRSATICLAYLMRTNRVKLDEAFEFVKQRRSIISPNFSFMGQLLQFESQVLAPSCSAEVGSPSISVLDRSAATTTVFNFPVSIPVHPATSSLSYLQSPITTSPSC; this is encoded by the exons ATGGTCAATATGGAGATTTGTGCCATGGATTGCAGCACCCTGAGAGCCCTCCTGGCAGAGCGGGCACACCAGTGCCTGGTGCTGGACTGCCGATCGTTCTTCTCCTTCAGCTCGTCTCACATCATGGGCTCCAGCAATGTTCGCTTCAGCACGATCGTGAAGAGGAGGGCGAAGGGCAGCATGGGCTTGGAGCACATCATCCCCAACGAAGAGCAGCGCTGCCGGCTGATCGCAGGCTTGTACGAGGCGGTGGTGCTGCTGGATGAGAGGACCTGTGAGCTGGAGCCCCTCAGGAAGGACAGCACCATGATGCTGGCTGTGTCTGCCCTGTGCAGAGACCCCCGGGGCAGCAGGATCTTCTTTCTTAAAG GTGGCTATGAAGCCTTTTCTTCTGAGTGTCCAGAATTCTGCAACAAATGTTCTCCTCCGGTGGGACTGAGCTTGCCCTTGAGTGCCAGCAGTGTACCAGGCAGCGCGGATTCCAACTGTACCCCCTGTGGGACCCCACTATATGATCAG GGTGGACCAGTGGAAATTTTGCCCTTTTTGTACCTGGGCAGTGCCTACCATGCTTCCAGAAAAGACATGCTGGATACCCTTGGCATCACAGCTCTGATCAACGTTTCTGCCAACTGCCCCAACCACTTTGAGGGACATTTTCAGTACAAGAGCATTCCCGTGGAAGACAGTCATAAAGCCGACATCAGCTCCTGGTTCAATGAAGCCATAGATTTTATAG aCTCTATAAAAAATAAAGGAGGAAGAGTGTTTGTCCACTGTCAAGCTGGTATTTCTCGATCGGCTACCATCTGTTTGGCCTATCTAATGAGGACTAACCGGGTTAAGCTGGATGAGGCTTTTGAGTTTGTCAAgcagagaaggagcatcatttcccCTAATTTCAGTTTCATGGGACAGCTTCTTCAGTTTGAGTCTCAAGTACTAGCCCCGTCCTGCTCGGCAGAAGTTGGTAGCCCCTCAATATCGGTTTTGGACAGGTCGGCGGCGACCACCACCGTCTTCAATTTCCCTGTTTCCATCCCAGTTCACCCAGCAACGAGCTCTCTGAGCTACCTTCAAAGTCCAATCACTACATCGCCAAGCTGCTGA